One genomic window of Psychrobacillus sp. INOP01 includes the following:
- the argF gene encoding ornithine carbamoyltransferase: MKLLEWVNLKVVDSLKGKDLLTLLDYSKEEVNSLIQLAVELKTLTKAGKCPPLLEGKTLGMIFEKHSTRTRISFEVGMKQLGGNGMFMNARDLQIGRGESVYDTGHVLSGYLDGIMIRANSHEMVKELAEHASIPVINGLTDIFHPCQALADILTIHEVKGYTSGLKLAYIGDGNNVAHSLVIAAAYMGMHISVATPVGYEASEQILEKAKAIALENGGSLFVSNDPVEAVVNADVVYTDVWTSMGQEEEAAKRLADFKDFQINDELVANAKKDYMFLHCLPAHREEEVASSVIDGPNSYIFQQAENRLHAQKAVLASVMA, encoded by the coding sequence ATGAAGTTACTTGAATGGGTGAATTTAAAAGTAGTGGATAGTTTAAAGGGGAAAGACTTATTGACGCTTTTAGATTACTCAAAGGAGGAGGTTAACAGCTTAATCCAGTTGGCTGTTGAGTTGAAGACATTGACTAAGGCTGGGAAATGTCCTCCTTTACTTGAAGGTAAAACATTAGGTATGATTTTTGAAAAACATTCGACTCGTACAAGAATCTCCTTTGAAGTAGGTATGAAACAATTAGGTGGTAATGGTATGTTCATGAATGCACGTGATTTACAGATCGGTCGTGGTGAATCTGTATATGACACAGGGCATGTATTGTCTGGTTATTTAGATGGAATCATGATCCGTGCAAACTCACATGAGATGGTTAAAGAGCTTGCCGAGCATGCTAGTATTCCTGTCATTAATGGATTAACAGATATATTTCATCCATGCCAAGCACTTGCAGACATTTTAACGATTCATGAAGTGAAAGGTTACACTTCAGGACTGAAGCTTGCATATATAGGTGATGGAAATAATGTCGCACATTCACTAGTCATAGCTGCAGCCTATATGGGAATGCATATTTCCGTAGCAACTCCTGTTGGCTATGAAGCTAGTGAGCAAATACTAGAAAAAGCTAAAGCTATTGCTCTAGAAAATGGTGGCTCGTTGTTTGTATCCAACGACCCTGTAGAAGCGGTTGTAAATGCAGATGTTGTATATACAGATGTATGGACTTCGATGGGGCAAGAGGAAGAAGCAGCTAAAAGACTTGCTGATTTTAAAGATTTTCAAATTAATGATGAGTTAGTCGCAAATGCAAAAAAAGATTATATGTTTTTACATTGCTTACCAGCTCATCGTGAAGAAGAGGTTGCAAGCTCTGTAATTGATGGTCCGAATTCGTATATTTTCCAACAAGCAGAAAATCGCTTGCATGCACAAAAAGCGGTACTTGCATCAGTAATGGCTTAA
- the rpmI gene encoding 50S ribosomal protein L35, whose protein sequence is MPKMKTHRGAAKRFKKTGTGKLKHDRAFGSHLFANKSTKAKRKLRKTKVASSGDYKRIKTLLTYMK, encoded by the coding sequence ATGCCGAAAATGAAAACTCACCGTGGAGCTGCAAAGCGTTTCAAAAAAACCGGGACTGGAAAATTAAAACATGACCGTGCTTTTGGAAGCCACTTATTCGCTAACAAATCTACTAAAGCAAAACGTAAACTACGTAAAACTAAAGTAGCATCTTCAGGCGATTACAAACGTATCAAAACTTTATTAACTTACATGAAATAA
- a CDS encoding bile acid:sodium symporter family protein → MKVLESISNLAGKYFALLVIIVGVVAFLAPETFLPFGKYITILLGVVMFGMGLTLKAVDFKLIATHPKPVIIGVIAQFVIMPLTAFAIAYMLNLPGELAAGLVLLGSVPGGTASNVMVYLAKGNVPLSITMTSFSTLLAPLLTPALLLLFAGQWMPVNAVEMFMSIVQVIIFPIVLGLIVKKLFPVAVEKSTNVVPLISVLAIITIVSAVVAGNVNNIASAGLLVFLGVFLHNGAGLLLGYYAAKLMGLSELDRRAISIEVGMQNSGLGVALAGAHLGPLAALPSALGAVWHNISGPILATYWSKRPVKEEVNKEVIILEKTPSQI, encoded by the coding sequence ATGAAAGTTTTGGAATCTATCAGTAATTTGGCAGGTAAATATTTTGCTCTACTAGTAATTATAGTAGGGGTAGTGGCATTCTTAGCTCCTGAAACGTTTTTACCATTTGGTAAGTATATTACGATTTTACTAGGTGTTGTTATGTTTGGTATGGGCCTTACATTAAAGGCTGTCGATTTTAAATTAATCGCAACACACCCTAAACCAGTTATCATCGGCGTTATAGCACAATTTGTTATAATGCCACTTACCGCTTTTGCAATTGCTTATATGTTAAATTTACCTGGTGAGTTAGCCGCGGGACTAGTATTACTTGGTTCAGTACCAGGAGGAACCGCTTCTAATGTTATGGTATATTTAGCAAAAGGAAACGTGCCACTATCGATTACGATGACATCTTTTTCAACACTGCTTGCTCCTCTATTAACACCAGCATTATTGCTTTTATTTGCTGGACAGTGGATGCCTGTAAATGCAGTTGAAATGTTTATGTCAATCGTTCAAGTTATAATTTTCCCAATCGTACTTGGATTAATCGTGAAAAAATTGTTTCCAGTTGCCGTTGAGAAAAGCACAAATGTTGTACCTTTAATATCCGTGTTGGCAATAATAACTATAGTTTCTGCTGTTGTTGCAGGAAATGTAAATAATATCGCTTCTGCTGGTTTGTTAGTATTCTTAGGAGTATTTTTGCATAATGGAGCAGGTTTATTGCTTGGCTATTATGCCGCAAAACTGATGGGATTATCTGAGCTAGATCGTCGTGCTATATCTATCGAAGTAGGTATGCAAAACTCTGGTTTAGGTGTTGCTCTAGCAGGTGCACACTTAGGACCCCTTGCAGCTCTTCCAAGTGCATTAGGTGCTGTATGGCATAATATTTCTGGACCGATTTTAGCAACGTACTGGTCAAAACGTCCAGTTAAAGAGGAAGTTAATAAGGAAGTTATTATCCTAGAGAAAACTCCATCTCAAATATAA
- the rplT gene encoding 50S ribosomal protein L20, producing MPRVKSTPVTKRRRKKVLKLAKGYYGSKHTLYKVANQQVMKSFMYAYRDRRNKKRDFRRLWITRINAAARMNGLSYSRLMHGLKLAEIEVNRKMLADLAVTDSQAFTQLADAAKKAIAK from the coding sequence ATGCCACGCGTAAAAAGCACACCAGTAACTAAACGTCGTCGTAAAAAAGTATTAAAATTAGCTAAAGGTTATTACGGTTCAAAACATACATTATACAAAGTTGCTAACCAGCAAGTAATGAAGTCATTCATGTATGCATACCGTGATCGTCGTAACAAAAAACGTGATTTCCGTAGACTATGGATTACACGTATCAATGCGGCAGCACGTATGAACGGACTTTCTTATAGCCGTTTAATGCACGGATTGAAATTAGCTGAAATCGAAGTTAACCGTAAAATGTTAGCTGATCTAGCAGTAACAGATTCTCAAGCATTTACACAACTTGCAGATGCAGCTAAAAAAGCAATCGCAAAATAA
- a CDS encoding DUF1294 domain-containing protein, whose translation MTNVILIFILIMSVIAFFVMGYDKSQARKHGHRISEKTLWTLAIVGGGIGAYIGMQLFRHKTKHTNFRVGFLMLLILYAFLIFYILTTDSSIIA comes from the coding sequence ATGACAAACGTTATTCTTATTTTCATATTAATCATGTCCGTTATAGCTTTTTTTGTAATGGGATACGACAAATCACAAGCAAGAAAACATGGTCATCGTATATCGGAAAAAACACTTTGGACACTTGCGATTGTTGGAGGGGGAATCGGAGCGTATATCGGAATGCAACTGTTTCGCCATAAAACGAAGCATACGAACTTTCGTGTTGGATTTTTAATGTTATTGATCTTATATGCTTTCTTGATTTTTTACATATTAACAACAGACAGTTCTATCATTGCATAG
- a CDS encoding FAD-binding oxidoreductase, whose amino-acid sequence MSKSIENTLNELKKFLNDEQISVNLTVRELHSKDESYHEASLPDIVVFPKETDEVSKILKTANNLHIPVVPFGRGSSLEGHVIPYDNGITIDFSLMDKILEVRENDLLVKVQPGVTRTQLNKELKKYGLFFSVDPGADATLGGMAATNASGTTTVKYGVMRDQVRDLEVVLADGTVIHTGSLAAKSASGYHLNGLFVGSEGSLGCFTELTLRVYGIPEFTTAARAVYPTVQNAVEAVTSILQAGIPIARVELVDEESIRQVNRFSETNYAERPTLFLEFDGNEEGLKQDVEFTKEIMEDHGCEEIQFETDNTARTKLWDARHNLAYAYIHGNVGKKMMVTDVCVPISELADAVVFARKELNSLGLIGGLTGHVGDGNFHAIIMIDMNDAEEVARADSFNEKIVHYAIDRNGTCTGEHGVGIGKQKYQAIEHGAALQVMEKIKIALDPNNILNPQKIVKIESTGE is encoded by the coding sequence ATGAGTAAATCCATCGAAAATACGTTAAACGAATTAAAGAAATTTTTAAACGATGAACAGATTTCGGTCAATCTAACTGTAAGAGAGTTACATAGTAAAGATGAGTCGTATCATGAAGCAAGTCTTCCTGACATAGTAGTTTTTCCAAAAGAAACGGATGAGGTTAGTAAAATTTTAAAGACTGCTAACAATCTTCATATACCCGTCGTTCCTTTTGGACGCGGTTCAAGCTTAGAAGGTCATGTAATCCCCTATGACAATGGAATTACAATCGATTTTTCATTGATGGACAAAATATTGGAAGTCCGTGAAAATGACCTGCTAGTAAAGGTGCAACCTGGTGTCACACGAACACAATTAAACAAAGAGCTAAAAAAATATGGATTATTCTTCTCTGTAGATCCTGGAGCAGATGCGACACTTGGTGGTATGGCAGCAACAAATGCTAGTGGCACAACGACTGTCAAATACGGAGTGATGCGTGATCAGGTACGTGATTTAGAAGTTGTCCTAGCGGATGGCACTGTTATACACACAGGGAGTCTAGCAGCAAAATCAGCTTCTGGTTATCATTTGAATGGGTTATTTGTAGGTTCTGAAGGGTCACTAGGTTGTTTTACAGAATTAACCTTAAGAGTATACGGGATACCTGAATTCACAACAGCAGCTCGAGCAGTCTATCCGACAGTTCAAAACGCAGTAGAAGCCGTTACTTCTATTTTACAGGCAGGAATTCCAATCGCTCGCGTGGAATTGGTCGACGAGGAATCTATCCGACAAGTAAATCGTTTTAGCGAAACGAATTATGCTGAGAGACCGACATTATTTTTAGAATTTGACGGCAATGAAGAAGGTTTAAAACAAGATGTCGAGTTTACAAAAGAAATAATGGAAGATCACGGCTGTGAAGAAATCCAATTCGAAACAGATAATACAGCACGTACTAAGCTATGGGACGCAAGACATAACTTAGCGTATGCGTATATCCACGGAAATGTCGGCAAAAAAATGATGGTTACTGATGTGTGTGTACCAATCTCTGAACTAGCCGATGCAGTGGTTTTCGCACGTAAGGAATTAAATTCCCTTGGTCTTATTGGCGGTCTTACTGGTCATGTAGGAGATGGTAATTTCCATGCGATAATAATGATTGATATGAATGATGCTGAGGAGGTTGCAAGGGCAGACAGTTTTAATGAAAAAATAGTGCATTATGCAATAGATCGTAACGGAACTTGTACAGGAGAACATGGGGTTGGTATTGGTAAACAAAAATACCAAGCTATTGAGCATGGAGCAGCTTTACAGGTGATGGAAAAGATTAAAATAGCCCTTGATCCTAACAATATATTAAATCCACAAAAAATCGTAAAAATAGAAAGTACTGGTGAATAA
- a CDS encoding sigma-70 family RNA polymerase sigma factor has product MSDIKKVQRAKKGNHKAFQELIEKEKVKLYKMAYMYMKNEEDALEVFQETVYKSFISIKNLKDERYFATWLTRILINTALDLIKKKSRVIPIDREALESKVNPYIAPEKDPDLLQEVMKLEEKYKTVLILRFYRDYTIKQIADFLEYPEGTVKTNIHRGVNLLREKLKEECVNE; this is encoded by the coding sequence TTGTCCGATATAAAGAAGGTACAAAGGGCTAAGAAGGGGAATCATAAGGCATTTCAAGAACTGATTGAAAAAGAAAAAGTGAAGCTTTACAAAATGGCCTATATGTACATGAAGAACGAAGAGGATGCGTTGGAGGTCTTTCAGGAAACTGTATATAAATCTTTTATTTCTATAAAAAACTTAAAAGACGAACGTTACTTTGCCACTTGGTTGACTCGTATTCTTATTAATACAGCCTTAGATCTTATCAAAAAGAAGAGCAGAGTAATCCCTATCGATAGAGAAGCTTTAGAGAGTAAAGTAAATCCTTATATAGCACCTGAAAAAGATCCAGATTTACTTCAAGAAGTTATGAAGCTAGAAGAAAAATATAAAACAGTACTTATCTTACGTTTTTACAGGGATTATACCATTAAGCAAATAGCGGATTTTTTAGAATACCCGGAAGGTACAGTGAAGACTAATATACATCGGGGAGTTAATCTTTTAAGAGAAAAGCTGAAGGAGGAATGTGTAAATGAGTAA
- the infC gene encoding translation initiation factor IF-3 → MISKDMYVNDGIRARELRVIDQNGDQLGLKTRNEALEIAGRVNLDLVLVAPQAKPPVARIMDYGKFKFEQQKKDREVRKNQKIIVMKEVRLSPTIDEHDFQTKLKNAIKFLEKGDKVKASIRFKGRAITHKEIGQRVLDRFAEACTEVSTIESKPKMDGRSMFLVLAPKNEKQ, encoded by the coding sequence ATTATTAGCAAAGACATGTATGTAAACGATGGCATTCGAGCTCGCGAACTACGAGTTATTGATCAGAATGGTGATCAATTAGGATTAAAAACACGTAACGAAGCACTTGAAATAGCAGGTCGTGTAAATTTGGATCTTGTCCTTGTGGCTCCTCAAGCCAAGCCACCAGTCGCTCGTATCATGGACTATGGTAAATTCAAATTTGAGCAGCAAAAGAAAGATCGTGAAGTTCGTAAAAATCAAAAAATCATCGTGATGAAAGAGGTTCGTTTGAGCCCGACAATCGATGAGCATGATTTCCAAACGAAATTGAAAAACGCGATCAAGTTCCTTGAAAAAGGAGATAAAGTGAAAGCATCTATTCGATTTAAAGGCCGTGCCATTACTCATAAAGAGATAGGACAACGAGTTTTAGATAGATTTGCAGAAGCTTGTACGGAAGTATCCACAATCGAGTCAAAACCGAAAATGGATGGCCGTAGCATGTTCTTAGTGCTTGCACCAAAGAACGAAAAACAGTAA
- a CDS encoding dUTP diphosphatase, producing MNLFKLFTMQQALDQYIQSNKQVTEDVFEKKGLALIVELAELANETRCFKFWSEKGASERSVILEEYVDSIHFILSLGIEKGFQDLEEWPHKGIDGDLTALFIGANKSVLTFLTEPTKTHYEKVWIMYGAIAKKLGFSNEDVLQAYIAKNETNYERQKSGY from the coding sequence ATGAATTTATTTAAACTTTTTACAATGCAGCAAGCTTTAGACCAATATATTCAATCAAATAAGCAAGTAACGGAGGATGTTTTTGAAAAAAAGGGGCTGGCACTTATAGTTGAACTCGCGGAACTTGCGAACGAAACTAGATGCTTTAAATTCTGGAGTGAAAAGGGAGCATCAGAACGAAGTGTTATTTTAGAGGAGTATGTTGATTCCATTCATTTTATATTATCGTTAGGAATAGAAAAAGGATTTCAAGATTTAGAGGAATGGCCACATAAAGGTATCGACGGAGATTTAACTGCACTTTTCATAGGCGCAAATAAATCCGTTTTAACGTTTTTAACTGAACCGACTAAAACTCACTACGAAAAAGTGTGGATAATGTATGGTGCAATCGCTAAAAAACTAGGTTTTAGCAATGAAGATGTCTTACAGGCGTATATTGCGAAAAATGAAACGAATTATGAACGTCAAAAAAGTGGTTATTAA
- a CDS encoding DUF4179 domain-containing protein: MSKQWPDLKKEMDKISVPLDKLDSIISNTLKPTKKKKSIKRMTFYFVSAAILIIGIFISTASVSPAMAKIAAQVPIIGAFFNDVQDEGLKIAGQKGLTQVVDQSAKDNGISLTMNEIFYDGTRLTFGYTQESLFAIGELERPNIKVNGKEINFSSSSSGDFVTPQKYKGMMDINPTEELPEEFDISIRIDAIGLVPGKWEFNFPVKQSNKVTVIRPEKVITIDKAEVKISSLKLGPAGTDLAVQVIAREEESKIDPFDLNFFVVDEHENVLDAFSSSGHGDTEDGMIKAKLDFLFNPLKEGVKKVSVIPYTFAEPNGGLEEVSVDLNKKIPFTLSQGDFGNILIKDIQYKKDQTIVYFDVQSDEIYDNRLYRNPIWLKDASGNNLMLEDAPFAERIEGNSFKQVFKANEQEGLQLGTFKYPKPVTYEAFEIELPQ; this comes from the coding sequence ATGAGTAAACAATGGCCAGATCTAAAAAAAGAAATGGACAAAATATCAGTTCCATTGGATAAGCTCGATTCCATCATTTCTAATACGCTAAAACCAACTAAAAAGAAAAAATCTATAAAAAGAATGACATTCTATTTTGTTAGTGCAGCAATATTAATTATTGGAATTTTTATAAGTACAGCTAGTGTCTCTCCTGCTATGGCTAAGATTGCTGCACAAGTTCCAATTATAGGTGCATTTTTTAATGACGTGCAGGATGAAGGGTTAAAAATAGCAGGGCAAAAAGGATTAACACAAGTTGTAGATCAATCGGCAAAAGATAACGGAATTAGCTTAACGATGAATGAAATTTTTTATGATGGAACCAGACTAACCTTTGGATATACCCAAGAGTCGTTATTTGCTATTGGTGAACTGGAAAGACCGAATATTAAAGTCAATGGAAAAGAAATTAACTTTAGTTCTAGTTCTTCAGGAGATTTTGTTACGCCACAGAAGTACAAAGGAATGATGGATATAAATCCAACTGAAGAACTGCCAGAAGAATTTGATATCAGTATTAGAATCGACGCAATTGGTCTTGTTCCAGGAAAGTGGGAGTTTAACTTTCCAGTGAAACAATCAAATAAAGTGACAGTTATTAGACCGGAGAAAGTAATAACGATTGATAAAGCAGAAGTGAAAATATCATCTTTGAAACTTGGGCCTGCTGGTACTGATCTTGCAGTTCAAGTAATAGCTAGGGAAGAAGAGTCAAAGATAGATCCATTTGATTTAAACTTTTTTGTAGTAGATGAACATGAAAATGTTCTAGATGCATTTAGCAGTAGTGGCCATGGGGATACAGAAGATGGAATGATAAAAGCTAAACTTGATTTTCTTTTTAATCCTTTGAAAGAAGGAGTAAAAAAAGTGAGCGTTATTCCTTATACATTTGCAGAACCGAATGGTGGATTAGAAGAAGTAAGCGTAGATTTGAATAAAAAAATTCCTTTCACACTAAGTCAAGGGGATTTCGGGAATATTCTTATTAAAGATATTCAGTATAAAAAAGATCAAACAATCGTCTACTTTGATGTACAAAGTGATGAAATATACGATAACAGACTATATAGAAATCCAATCTGGCTAAAGGACGCAAGTGGAAATAATTTAATGCTAGAGGATGCTCCTTTTGCAGAAAGAATAGAAGGCAACAGCTTTAAACAAGTATTTAAAGCTAATGAGCAAGAAGGATTACAGTTAGGTACATTTAAGTATCCAAAGCCCGTCACATACGAAGCATTTGAAATAGAATTACCTCAGTAG
- a CDS encoding M42 family metallopeptidase, translating to MPKLDETLTMLKELTDAKGIPGNEREPREVMEKYIAPFADKIEYDNLGSLIAEKVGDVNGPKIMVAGHLDEVGFMISKIDDKGFLSFQTVGGWWSQVMLAQRVTIVTRKGDTITGIIGSKPPHILSAEARKKAADVKDMFIDIGASSKEEAMEWGVLPGDMVVPYFEFSVMNNEKLLLAKAWDNRIGCAIAIDVLKALKDENHPNIVYGVGNVQEEVGLRGAKTTTNKIKPDIGFAVDVGVAGDTPGITAKESTSKMGEGPQIVLFDASMVSHKGLRDFVTDTADEHNIPYQFEMIPGGGTDAGSMHISVNGVPSLSIGVATRYIHSHAGILHRDDYENAVKLIVEVIKKLDRDAVNKITFD from the coding sequence ATGCCAAAGCTAGATGAAACATTAACGATGTTAAAGGAATTGACAGATGCTAAAGGGATTCCTGGTAACGAGCGTGAACCAAGAGAAGTGATGGAGAAGTACATCGCACCTTTTGCAGATAAAATTGAATACGACAATTTAGGAAGTCTAATTGCTGAAAAAGTTGGAGATGTAAACGGTCCTAAAATTATGGTAGCCGGACATTTAGATGAAGTCGGCTTTATGATTTCAAAAATTGATGACAAAGGGTTTTTGAGCTTTCAAACTGTAGGCGGATGGTGGTCCCAAGTGATGCTTGCGCAGCGAGTAACGATTGTGACACGTAAAGGAGATACGATAACTGGTATTATTGGCTCAAAACCTCCTCATATACTATCTGCAGAAGCGCGTAAAAAAGCAGCGGATGTTAAAGATATGTTCATAGATATAGGTGCATCCTCTAAAGAAGAAGCAATGGAATGGGGCGTATTACCAGGAGATATGGTAGTTCCTTATTTTGAGTTCTCAGTAATGAACAACGAAAAACTTCTGTTAGCTAAAGCGTGGGATAACCGTATTGGTTGTGCAATTGCAATTGATGTATTAAAAGCACTAAAAGATGAAAATCATCCGAACATCGTTTACGGAGTAGGCAATGTCCAAGAAGAGGTTGGCCTTCGTGGTGCCAAAACAACAACTAATAAGATCAAACCTGATATCGGCTTTGCAGTGGACGTAGGTGTTGCTGGAGACACTCCAGGTATTACGGCAAAAGAGTCGACAAGTAAAATGGGTGAGGGTCCACAAATCGTATTATTTGATGCATCTATGGTTTCCCATAAAGGTTTACGTGATTTTGTAACTGATACTGCAGACGAACATAATATACCTTATCAATTTGAAATGATACCGGGTGGGGGAACTGATGCAGGTTCTATGCATATTTCCGTAAATGGTGTTCCTTCTCTATCAATTGGTGTAGCAACTCGCTATATACATTCTCATGCAGGAATCTTGCATAGAGATGATTATGAAAACGCTGTGAAATTAATTGTAGAAGTGATAAAAAAATTAGATCGTGATGCAGTAAACAAAATTACATTCGATTAA
- a CDS encoding DUF2207 domain-containing protein, which yields MKKFLLSIILVLLSLSFGIVAEAKSYSIEKVHIKSWIQPNGDLLVNEVFTYNFDGSFSSLSRSFPLDHGKNVEQFYAYELAGLNLEPGFIDQTMMTPLTVTQKNNTFYSNIGMRDQQVSFLYAYTLKNSVTAYDNYNELNVVYFEDKDAHDRDYFNVTIDYILPETVETNRFEGVLYNKTKVETEKNTFGIRFSTHRSKAFTETKSSLVFPADLISFSGKAKAPISYKDALANERDEQKEWNKRLSYIDTIISFIPKVAFAVLIIILCFLFFLPQRHFWRKGNSEEVLNTDVLYLFFVDKCGKPHPKAFLVGLFSLAEKGAVKVKHAKSALRFKHDPKAPEETLDFRLTDGTLATSVFEKYMTGWLFTTKSGSKKWAFHLHDAAGAAKDNKNSKFFHTKVKVFKKKQIEWHQLVEKELEVAGAINSKIPLLVITFATLIVSLITMFAYYANVQSYLAIVCICTFTIIFLVILWIKKRSTLFFSIYAVLLFFFITSIGNDEIVDLTVGLLLMVVILYLVIPRNILSMNAVRAKDAVRSYRKELKNGMPITLNNVEQEKWIVRAYLFGRKNVNIPLKDVSIPLATVLLASTDPIDYVTKSWSWTKVSTSSDGAGSYGGDSSGGGGDGGGGAGAD from the coding sequence ATGAAAAAGTTTCTTTTATCTATTATCTTGGTGTTGCTGTCACTCTCTTTTGGAATAGTAGCAGAAGCAAAGTCCTATTCTATTGAAAAAGTACATATAAAGTCCTGGATTCAACCAAACGGGGATCTTTTAGTAAATGAGGTATTTACATATAATTTTGACGGATCGTTCTCTAGTTTAAGTCGTTCTTTCCCACTGGATCATGGGAAAAACGTAGAACAATTTTATGCATATGAGTTAGCCGGGTTAAACTTGGAACCAGGGTTTATTGATCAGACTATGATGACTCCCTTGACGGTGACCCAAAAAAACAATACGTTCTATTCCAACATAGGTATGCGTGATCAGCAAGTATCGTTTTTATATGCGTATACGCTCAAAAATAGTGTCACTGCCTATGATAATTATAACGAACTAAATGTCGTTTACTTTGAAGATAAGGATGCTCATGATCGGGATTACTTTAATGTAACGATAGATTATATTCTGCCGGAAACAGTTGAAACAAATAGATTTGAAGGAGTTTTATATAATAAAACGAAAGTGGAAACGGAAAAAAATACTTTTGGTATTCGATTTAGCACTCATAGATCCAAAGCTTTTACTGAAACGAAAAGTAGTTTAGTATTTCCGGCAGACCTAATTTCATTTTCTGGAAAAGCCAAAGCACCAATATCCTATAAGGATGCATTGGCTAATGAGAGAGATGAGCAAAAAGAATGGAATAAAAGACTGTCCTACATAGATACAATTATCTCATTCATACCGAAAGTTGCATTTGCAGTGCTAATCATCATTCTATGTTTTCTATTTTTCTTACCACAAAGACATTTTTGGAGAAAAGGAAATAGTGAAGAAGTTTTAAATACGGATGTACTGTATTTGTTTTTTGTTGATAAATGTGGAAAACCACATCCTAAAGCCTTTCTTGTAGGACTCTTTTCATTAGCAGAAAAAGGAGCAGTCAAGGTTAAACATGCAAAGTCTGCACTTCGTTTTAAACACGATCCGAAAGCTCCAGAAGAAACTTTGGACTTCAGGCTTACAGATGGAACTCTGGCGACGTCAGTATTTGAAAAATATATGACTGGTTGGTTATTTACAACTAAAAGTGGCTCTAAAAAGTGGGCATTTCATTTACATGATGCTGCAGGGGCTGCAAAGGATAATAAGAACTCCAAATTCTTTCACACCAAAGTAAAAGTCTTTAAAAAGAAACAAATAGAGTGGCATCAACTAGTAGAAAAAGAGCTAGAAGTGGCGGGAGCTATTAATAGTAAAATTCCTTTACTAGTTATAACTTTTGCTACTCTTATAGTTTCACTGATTACTATGTTCGCTTATTATGCAAATGTACAAAGCTATTTGGCTATTGTTTGTATATGCACATTTACGATTATTTTCTTAGTTATACTTTGGATAAAAAAACGTTCGACATTATTTTTTAGTATATATGCTGTTCTATTATTTTTCTTTATTACCTCCATTGGAAATGATGAGATAGTCGATTTGACCGTTGGACTATTATTGATGGTTGTAATTTTATATTTAGTCATACCAAGAAATATTCTTTCGATGAATGCAGTACGTGCAAAAGATGCAGTACGTTCCTATCGGAAAGAATTAAAGAATGGGATGCCGATTACTTTAAATAATGTTGAACAAGAAAAATGGATAGTTAGAGCTTATTTATTTGGAAGAAAAAATGTAAATATTCCCCTTAAGGATGTCTCTATTCCACTTGCTACAGTGCTACTTGCAAGTACAGATCCGATAGACTATGTGACAAAGTCTTGGTCGTGGACTAAGGTTTCCACTTCATCAGACGGAGCAGGTTCTTACGGAGGAGATTCTTCGGGAGGGGGAGGAGACGGCGGTGGCGGAGCAGGAGCTGATTGA
- a CDS encoding sigma-w pathway protein ysdB, whose protein sequence is MFYLLRLFILILIIYVFYKILRYLFDPKRKLDEAYEKEQYYYYDEVKNVRKNFFITYKGALFEGEKYLGTTDQAFEVVSIFIWTKDPAKLQGFTKEDLRFLQNEIKMNYPNAKINWKSPIEQLMQDD, encoded by the coding sequence ATGTTCTATTTACTAAGATTGTTTATTTTGATACTTATCATATACGTTTTTTATAAAATTCTTCGCTATTTATTTGATCCTAAGCGCAAACTAGATGAGGCATATGAAAAGGAACAGTATTATTATTATGATGAGGTAAAAAATGTTCGCAAAAACTTCTTTATCACGTATAAAGGTGCTCTATTTGAGGGAGAAAAATATTTAGGAACGACCGATCAAGCATTCGAAGTCGTTTCAATCTTCATATGGACAAAAGATCCAGCTAAACTACAAGGCTTTACGAAAGAAGACTTACGTTTCTTACAAAATGAAATTAAAATGAATTATCCAAATGCCAAAATTAACTGGAAAAGTCCTATTGAGCAATTAATGCAGGATGACTAG